The proteins below are encoded in one region of Kogia breviceps isolate mKogBre1 chromosome 8, mKogBre1 haplotype 1, whole genome shotgun sequence:
- the LOC131760843 gene encoding LOW QUALITY PROTEIN: olfactory receptor 2S2-like (The sequence of the model RefSeq protein was modified relative to this genomic sequence to represent the inferred CDS: inserted 1 base in 1 codon; deleted 1 base in 1 codon) — MEKASQTSPLVGLILLGLSAHPRLEKTFFVLILIMYLVTLLGNGVLILVTILDSHLHKPVYFFLRNLSFLDICYTTSSVSLVLDGFLAPQKTISFSTCAVQMFLXLSMAGTECVLLSMMAFDRYLAICNPLRYPVVMSKAAYVPMAASSWAIGGVASLVHTSLAIQLPLCGDNIINNFTCGILAVLKLACADISINVISMAVANVIFVGVPVLFISASYVFIIATILRTPSAEGRKKAFSTCSAHLTVVIIFYGTLLFMYGKTKPKDPLGADKQNIADKLTSLFYGVVTPMLNPIIYSLRNKDVKAAVRKLVSQKSFSQCCRRSLLWFSSPWKKGLQSLQLPF, encoded by the exons ATGGAAAAAGCTAGTCAGACCTCCCCCCTGGTGGGGTTAATTCTCCTGGGCCTCTCAGCCCACCCAAGACTGGAGAAAACATTCTTTGTGCTCATCCTGATCATGTACCTGGTGACCCTGCTGGGCAATGGGGTCCTCATCCTGGTGACCATCCTTGACTCCCACCTACACAAGCCCGTGTACTTCTTCCTGAGGAACCTCTCCTTCCTGGACATCTGCTACACAACCTCCTCAGTCTCTCTGGTCCTGGATGGCTTCCTGGCCCCCCAGAAAACCATCTCTTTCTCCACCTGTGCCGTGCAGATGTTCC TCCTTTCCATGGCAGGGACAGAGTGTGTGCTCCTGAGCATGATGGCGTTTGACCGCTACCTGGCCATCTGCAACCCCCTTAGATACCCTGTGGTCATGAGCAAGGCTGCCTATGTGCCCATGGCTGCCAGCTCCTGGGCTATTGGTGGTGTTGCTTCTCTGGTACACACATCCTTGGCAATTCAGTTGCCCCTCTGTGGGGACAACATCATCAACAACTTCACCTGTGGGATCCTGGCTGTCCTGAAGTTGGCCTGTGCTGACATCTCCATCAATGTGATCAGCATGGCTGTGGCCAATGTGATCTTCGTG GGGGTCCCAGTTCTGTTCATTTCTGCCTCTTATGTCTTCATCATTGCTACCATCCTGAGGACCCCCTCAGCTGAGGGGAGGAAAAAGGCCTTCTCCACCTGCTCTGCCCATCTCACTGTGGTGATAATATTCTATGGGACCTTACTTTTCATGTATGGGAAGACCAAGCCTAAGGACCCCCTGGGGGCAGACAAACAGAACATTGCAGACAAGCTCACCTCCCTCTTCTATGGGGTGGTGACCCCCATGCTCAACCCCATCATCTACAGCCTGAGAAACAAGGACGTGAAGGCCGCTGTGAGGAAACTGGTGAGTCAGAAATCCTTCAGTCAGTGTTGTAGGAGGAGTCTTCTGTGGTTCTCATCTCCATGGAAGAAAGGACTTCAATCATTACAGCTGCCATTCTAA